A window from Manis javanica isolate MJ-LG chromosome 10, MJ_LKY, whole genome shotgun sequence encodes these proteins:
- the SMIM45 gene encoding small integral membrane protein 45, giving the protein MPHFLDWFVPVYLVISVLILVGFGACIYYFEPGLQEAHKWRMQRPLVDRDLRKTLMVRDNLAFGGPEV; this is encoded by the coding sequence ATGCCACACTTCCTGGACTGGTTCGTTCCTGTTTACCTGGTCATCTCGGTCCTCATCTTGGTGGGCTTTGGCGCCTGCATCTACTACTTCGAGCCCGGCCTGCAGGAGGCACACAAGTGGCGCATGCAGCGCCCCCTGGTGGACCGTGACCTCCGCAAGACACTGATGGTCCGTGACAACCTGGCCTTCGGAGGCCCAGAGGTCTGa
- the LOC118970193 gene encoding uncharacterized protein, whose amino-acid sequence MDHDCEMQPPGAPRPGGSSRSHLLGRPAHPSKLPGGVSPLIPVLRKTVHLDAFPQSHSPQASGRPGLGARAQSAGPQETNNSLVSRKLSSISLTLRQNSQAWPLGPPSSPWKELSTLGREASTHGGGRLPAPGSPSMTPMPAGRVHCKGPGSPGLAKASRMPIVEKPLVSSYLALPFQSRLAQNPPGSAGPGLLAQRHPVPVTAHVSTRASPGRGKPRFRGIPRPRLHLQRATPTRGPTMALDLVTLNTRPGTARRLATMATSRHSLAINVTTVTSRLDTGTEFSALGTKLGTAMDLATAGIIKPDTSTGGTATDWVVPDSDPDRLGTATGLVVPVTSAPVTGETALDNVISMTAAATCPLMPSRSTDPALDRATAEAATDRATEPATLEIARETQGRC is encoded by the coding sequence ATGGACCACGACTGTGAGATGCAGCcacctggagcccccaggcccGGAGGCTCCTCCCGCAGCCACTTGCTGGGGCGCCCTGCCCACCCTTCAAAGCTCCCTGGAGGTGTGTCTCCCCTCATTCCGGTCCTGAGGAAGACCGTCCATTTGGATGCCTTCCCCCAAAGCCACAGCCCACAGGCTTCCGGCCGACCTGGGCTTGGGGCAAGGGCGCAGAGTGCGGGTCCACAGGAGACCAACAACAGCCTTGTGTCCAGGAAGCTCAGCTCCATCTCCTTAACACTCCGTCAGAACAGCCAGGCATGGCCTTTGGGTCCCCCATCTTCTCCCTGGAAAGAGCTGTCCACCCTGGGCAGGGAGGCTTCCACCCATGGAGGTGGGAGGCTGCCCGCACCAGGCTCACCATCTATGACGCCGATGCCAGCAGGCAGGGTCCACTGCAAGGGcccagggagcccaggcctggccAAAGCCAGTAGGATGCCCATAGTAGAGAAGCCCCTGGTGAGTTCCTACCTGGCCCTACCTTTTCAATCCCGGTTAGCCCAGAATCCACCAGGCTCTGCAGGGCCAGGCCTGCTGGCTCAGAGGCATCCTGTCCCAGTGACTGCCCATGTGTCTACCAGAGCTTCTCCAGGAAGAGGTAAGCCCCGGTTCAGGGGTATCCCAAGACCCCGGCTGCATCTTCAAAGGGCCACCCCTACCAGGGGTCCTACAATGGCCCTAGATTTGGTTACTCTGAACACGAGGCCAGGCACAGCCAGACGTTTAGCTACAATGGCCACCAGCAGACATAGCTTGGCTATCAATGTCACAACAGTCACATCCAGACTGGATACAGGCACAGAATTCTCTGCTCTGGGTACCAAGCTGGGCACAGCCATGGACTTGGCTACAGCAGGCATAATCAAGCCAGACACAAGCACAGGGGGCACAGCCACGGACTGGGTGGTACCAGACTCAGACCCAGACAGGCTGGGCACAGCCACGGGTTTGGTTGTACCGGTCACCTCAGCTCCAGTCACTGGTGAGACTGCACTGGACAATGTCATTAGCATGACTGCAGCAGCCACCTGCCCACTGATGCCAAGCAGAAGCACAGACCCAGCCCTGGACCGTGCTACAGCAGAGGCTGCCACAGACAGGGCCACAGAGCCCGCCACGCTGGAGATCGCCAGAGAAACCCAAGGTAGATGTTGA